A region from the Candidatus Electrothrix scaldis genome encodes:
- the katG gene encoding catalase/peroxidase HPI yields the protein MDNESKCPVTGKTLEDAAGKGTTNQDWWPNQLNLSILHQHSCKSNPMDKDFNYAEEFKKLDLAALKQDLYALMTDSQDWWPADWGHYGGLFIRMAWHSAGTYRVGDGRGGAGTGNQRFAPLNSWPDNVNLDKARRLLWPIKQKYGKKISWADLMILAGNCALESMGFTTFGFAGGREDIWEPEEDVYWGMEKEWLATSDTPNSRYSGERDLENPLAAVQMGLIYVNPEGPDGNPDPVASGRDVRDTFGRMAMNDEETVALVAGGHTFGKCHGAGEASHVGPEPEAAPIEQMGLGWQSSFGSGKGGDTISSGIEGAWKPEPTKWDMGYLKVLFKYEWELVKSPAGANQWLAKDVEEEDMIVDAHDPSKKNRPMMTTADLSLRYDPIYEPISRRFLDNPEEFADAFARAWFKLTHRDMGPRSRYLGPEVPAEELIWQDPVPAVDHKLIDPDDIKKLKKAILKSGLSVAQLVSTAWASASTFRGSDMRGGANGARIRLTPQKDWEVNQPEQLTKVLAQLEEIRAEFNQEHKKKKVSLADLIVLAGCVGVEKAAKNAGQEVKMSFTPGRTDATQEQTDVEGFAVLEPKADGFRNYLKAKFTIGAEHLLVDRAQLLTLTAPEMTVLLGGLRVLGANYGGVQHGVFTDRPEALTNDFFVNLLDMRTEWKVSMDDEEVFEGRDRSTGELKWTATRVDLAFGSNAQLRALAEVYGSADAQGKFLCDFVGAWNKVMNLDRFDLA from the coding sequence ATGGACAACGAGAGCAAATGCCCGGTAACCGGTAAGACCCTCGAAGACGCAGCAGGCAAAGGCACGACCAACCAGGACTGGTGGCCGAACCAACTCAATCTGAGCATCCTGCACCAGCATTCCTGCAAGTCCAATCCTATGGACAAGGACTTTAACTATGCCGAGGAGTTTAAGAAACTCGATCTTGCTGCCCTGAAACAGGATCTCTATGCCCTGATGACCGACTCCCAGGACTGGTGGCCTGCTGACTGGGGACATTATGGTGGTCTCTTTATTCGCATGGCCTGGCACAGCGCAGGTACATACCGGGTTGGCGACGGACGTGGTGGTGCAGGTACAGGGAACCAACGCTTTGCTCCGCTGAACAGTTGGCCGGATAATGTTAATCTGGACAAGGCCCGGCGTCTGCTCTGGCCCATCAAGCAGAAATACGGCAAGAAGATCTCCTGGGCCGATCTGATGATCCTGGCTGGCAACTGCGCTCTGGAGTCAATGGGCTTTACAACCTTTGGTTTTGCTGGCGGCCGTGAGGACATCTGGGAGCCGGAAGAGGATGTGTACTGGGGCATGGAAAAGGAGTGGCTGGCCACCAGCGATACACCGAACAGCCGTTACTCTGGTGAGCGTGATTTGGAGAACCCTTTAGCCGCTGTGCAGATGGGACTGATCTACGTGAACCCGGAAGGCCCGGACGGCAACCCGGACCCGGTGGCCTCGGGTCGCGATGTTCGCGATACCTTTGGTCGTATGGCTATGAATGACGAGGAAACCGTCGCCTTGGTTGCTGGCGGGCATACCTTTGGTAAATGTCACGGTGCAGGCGAAGCCTCCCATGTAGGCCCGGAGCCAGAGGCTGCCCCTATCGAGCAAATGGGTTTAGGCTGGCAGAGCAGCTTTGGCAGCGGTAAGGGGGGTGATACCATTTCCAGCGGTATTGAAGGGGCCTGGAAACCTGAACCCACCAAATGGGATATGGGCTATCTCAAGGTGCTGTTCAAATACGAGTGGGAGCTGGTGAAGAGTCCGGCCGGAGCTAACCAATGGCTGGCCAAGGATGTTGAGGAAGAGGACATGATCGTTGATGCCCATGATCCTTCCAAAAAGAACCGTCCCATGATGACCACCGCTGATCTGTCCCTGCGCTACGATCCAATCTACGAGCCCATTTCCCGTCGTTTTCTGGATAATCCAGAGGAGTTTGCCGACGCCTTTGCCCGAGCCTGGTTCAAGCTCACCCACCGGGATATGGGACCGCGTTCCCGTTATCTCGGACCCGAGGTCCCGGCAGAAGAGCTGATCTGGCAGGACCCTGTCCCCGCAGTGGATCATAAGCTCATCGACCCTGACGACATCAAGAAGCTGAAAAAGGCGATCCTCAAGTCCGGGCTGTCCGTCGCCCAGCTGGTTTCTACGGCCTGGGCCTCAGCTTCCACCTTCCGTGGTTCGGATATGCGCGGTGGAGCCAATGGAGCCCGTATTCGCCTGACCCCACAAAAGGACTGGGAAGTCAATCAGCCTGAGCAGCTGACCAAGGTCCTTGCACAACTGGAGGAGATCAGGGCAGAGTTCAACCAAGAGCATAAGAAGAAAAAGGTTTCCCTGGCGGACCTGATCGTTCTGGCTGGTTGTGTTGGGGTGGAAAAGGCAGCCAAGAATGCTGGCCAGGAGGTGAAGATGTCCTTTACTCCAGGCCGTACCGATGCTACGCAGGAGCAGACCGATGTGGAGGGCTTTGCTGTGCTGGAGCCCAAGGCTGATGGCTTCCGTAATTATCTCAAGGCCAAGTTCACCATCGGAGCGGAGCATCTGCTGGTTGATCGGGCCCAGCTGCTGACCCTGACCGCACCGGAGATGACCGTGCTCTTAGGCGGCCTGCGGGTCTTGGGGGCGAATTACGGTGGCGTTCAGCATGGTGTCTTTACGGACCGCCCTGAGGCTTTGACTAATGACTTCTTTGTCAATCTGCTGGATATGCGGACCGAATGGAAAGTCAGCATGGATGATGAGGAAGTCTTTGAGGGACGGGACCGGTCCACCGGTGAGCTCAAGTGGACAGCAACCAGAGTAGACCTGGCCTTTGGTTCCAACGCCCAGCTTCGGGCCTTGGCAGAGGTCTACGGGAGCGCTGACGCCCAGGGGAAATTCCTCTGTGATTTTGTCGGAGCCTGGAATAAAGTCATGAACCTGGACCGCTTCGATCTGGCCTGA